From a single Nitrogeniibacter mangrovi genomic region:
- the trpC gene encoding indole-3-glycerol phosphate synthase TrpC, which produces MSDVLNKILAVKAEEVAAGKLARPLAEIEREARAQPAPRDFAGALRAKVAAGRAAVIAEVKKASPSKGVLREHFVPAEIAAAYEAGGAACLSVLTDRQFFQGAPEYLQQARAACALPVLRKDFMIDPWQVLEARAMGADAILLIVAALSLAQMQELEAVAEALGMAVLVESHSEGELDLALQLRTPLIGINNRNLRTFEVSLDFTLDQLDRIPADRLVITESGILSAADVQRMRTHKVNAFLVGEAFMRAPNPGEALQQLFG; this is translated from the coding sequence ATGAGTGATGTCCTGAACAAGATCCTCGCCGTGAAGGCCGAGGAGGTCGCCGCCGGCAAGCTGGCGCGGCCGCTTGCCGAAATCGAACGCGAGGCGCGGGCCCAGCCGGCGCCGCGCGATTTTGCCGGCGCCCTGCGTGCCAAGGTGGCGGCCGGTCGGGCCGCGGTGATCGCCGAGGTCAAGAAGGCCAGTCCCTCCAAGGGCGTGCTGCGCGAGCATTTCGTGCCGGCCGAGATCGCCGCCGCGTATGAAGCCGGCGGCGCGGCCTGCCTGTCGGTGCTCACCGACCGCCAGTTCTTCCAGGGGGCGCCGGAGTATCTGCAGCAGGCGCGTGCCGCGTGTGCGCTGCCGGTGCTGCGCAAGGATTTCATGATCGACCCGTGGCAGGTGCTCGAGGCGCGCGCCATGGGCGCGGATGCGATCCTGCTCATCGTCGCCGCCCTGTCGCTGGCGCAGATGCAGGAGCTCGAGGCGGTCGCCGAGGCGCTCGGCATGGCGGTGCTGGTGGAGAGCCACAGCGAGGGCGAGCTCGATCTGGCCCTGCAGCTGCGCACCCCGCTCATCGGCATCAACAACCGCAACCTGCGCACCTTCGAGGTCTCCCTCGACTTCACCCTCGACCAGCTCGACCGCATCCCCGCCGACCGGCTGGTGATCACCGAATCCGGCATTCTGTCGGCTGCCGACGTGCAGCGCATGCGCACGCACAAGGTCAATGCCTTCCTCGTGGGCGAGGCCTTCATGCGCGCCCCCAACCCTGGCGAGGCGCTGCAGCAGCTGTTCGGCTGA
- a CDS encoding DUF2189 domain-containing protein: MSIHGVPAVAQAGWMVQALRAGWADFCRLPRVSMGFAAAFLVVGALLARALVALGLAPLVLPLVGAFMLFGPVTLCGFLGVREAHRRGHDTPPGLPLKAMAAAPRPVWVLGAFCTFMALVWLTDAGTLYSFMVGRWHDGWAAAVPTDAVAWRFHAGSGVAGGFLALIVFAVTVHGIPLAVRGEGTLVTAVVASVRAIGRAPLVHLMWAMVLAVAVLGAVLVPPALLVVLPVMAYASAHWTERVFPPVSR, from the coding sequence ATGTCGATTCATGGCGTGCCCGCCGTCGCACAGGCGGGCTGGATGGTGCAGGCCCTGCGGGCCGGGTGGGCGGATTTTTGTCGCCTGCCCCGGGTCAGCATGGGCTTTGCCGCCGCCTTCCTGGTCGTCGGCGCGCTCTTGGCGCGGGCTCTGGTGGCGCTGGGGCTGGCGCCGCTGGTGCTGCCGCTGGTCGGCGCCTTCATGCTCTTCGGGCCGGTGACCCTGTGCGGCTTTCTCGGCGTGCGCGAGGCGCATCGGCGCGGGCACGACACGCCGCCCGGTCTGCCATTGAAGGCCATGGCCGCCGCGCCGCGGCCGGTGTGGGTGCTCGGGGCCTTCTGCACCTTCATGGCGCTGGTGTGGCTGACCGACGCAGGCACCCTGTACAGCTTCATGGTGGGGCGCTGGCACGATGGCTGGGCGGCGGCGGTCCCCACCGATGCGGTGGCCTGGCGCTTCCATGCCGGGTCCGGGGTGGCGGGGGGGTTTCTCGCCCTGATCGTGTTCGCGGTGACCGTGCATGGCATCCCGCTGGCGGTGCGCGGCGAGGGCACGCTGGTGACCGCGGTGGTCGCCTCGGTGCGGGCCATCGGTCGTGCGCCGCTGGTGCATCTGATGTGGGCGATGGTGCTCGCCGTGGCCGTGCTCGGCGCCGTGCTGGTGCCGCCGGCGCTGCTGGTGGTGCTGCCGGTGATGGCCTACGCGAGCGCGCACTGGACCGAGCGGGTGTTTCCGCCCGTCTCGCGATGA
- a CDS encoding aminodeoxychorismate/anthranilate synthase component II — protein sequence MLLMIDNYDSFTYNLVQYFGELGAEVRTYRNDEITVDEIEGMAPTQLVISPGPCSPAEAGISVAAIRHFAGKLPILGVCLGHQSIGAAFGGKVVHAKQLMHGKVSEVHHENRGVFKGLPNPLVCTRYHSLAVERESLPECLEVTAWTDDGEIMGLRHTTLEVEGVQFHPESILTQHGHDLLRNFLERTA from the coding sequence GTGTTGCTGATGATCGACAACTACGACAGTTTCACCTACAACCTCGTGCAGTATTTCGGCGAACTGGGCGCCGAGGTGCGTACCTACCGCAACGACGAGATCACCGTCGACGAGATCGAAGGGATGGCGCCCACCCAGCTGGTGATTTCGCCGGGGCCGTGTTCGCCCGCCGAAGCGGGCATCTCGGTGGCGGCCATCCGGCATTTCGCCGGCAAGCTGCCCATCCTCGGCGTGTGCCTGGGCCACCAGAGCATCGGCGCCGCCTTCGGCGGCAAGGTGGTGCACGCCAAGCAGCTCATGCATGGCAAGGTCTCCGAGGTGCATCATGAAAACCGCGGCGTGTTCAAGGGCCTGCCCAACCCGCTGGTGTGCACCCGCTATCATTCCCTCGCCGTCGAACGCGAGAGCCTGCCCGAGTGCCTCGAGGTGACGGCCTGGACCGACGACGGCGAGATCATGGGCCTGCGCCACACCACCCTCGAGGTCGAGGGCGTGCAGTTCCACCCCGAATCCATCCTCACGCAGCACGGCCACGACCTGCTGCGCAACTTTCTCGAACGCACCGCCTGA
- a CDS encoding translocation/assembly module TamB domain-containing protein translates to MSEAPPPQPHRRVLRGLIAVLAALVLLLAGGIAWLVGSASGLAHGTAWLAQLTQDGIRLEGARGRLIGPLQVDRVRVRLDTVHLDVDGLELDWSPAALLRGQLAVDALAARRVAIATPPGDGTPARAPAGVTLPLAIRLERFSLGTLALAPFPLADGGGRVLVSALSGRIEAGADRVHAVVDTVQTPWGSGGADLTLHTLAPMQVDGQARWRTALLGPEVSAEATLGGVLEAIEMTAKAEGGGAHVSVSGTLTPFAELPASALVIAGEGIDPARWRDALPAAGLSLKVSLKREAGRLVGPVSIANAAPGRLDQQRLPLGGLDAELALAPQAVALDTLALSIPQGGRLTGKAHWSADAPAGAEVALEGVNLKAIDARLPATALRGPVTLDADGGGERVQAALADAGLTLDLKARHAGTRVVIEQADLKQGQASAAITGTVTLEGAMPFEARVRTRAINPRAFWAEAPEGAVSVALEARGEAATPRAEGRYTIADSRLAGQPLSGTGQFAWHTDRLAKADLSLALGQNRLTAQGAWGAPADRLDWHLDAPQLAALGQGFAGALTLDGQLTGGRSRPVGTAQGQARALVVPGGVRIGQAKLSAELDTGEQGRFAVDLEARAIDAGPRVQLTRVDLTARGSRGEHVIDLSVKAPEDGGHVQLRGGLDKGQTWQGRLSELTTTGRLPLALSAPVTLSLAADQVRIGAGTLSAGQRGTIAFAPTRWSPGRLSTSGQVSGLTLGLETRPDARPKRGGGDLVLGGKWDLDFDQQAHGTVHLFRESGDLILTGDTVVRFGLSRFDVLASLDGRRLALGVDAAGSALGELSGSATAQLKREGGVWQLDMQAPLLGSADLDIPSIAWIGPLASPVVRTDGRLKAAFSLSGTPADPVGAGQISGQGLLLELVGEGLRLAGGTLDARFDAERLDIDTLRFVSESRVRPRDSRVPYAALTRTPGTLSAHGSLRLADGEGGLDIEADRLPLFQRADRWLAVSGKGRMDTRWEAPRIEASVVADGGYLEFARTPAPSLSGDVKVLGREATAPPSQRQLKARIAIDLGRQLYLSALGLDTRLGGQLVLVANSGEPLRATGSLETVGGTYEGYGQKLVIERGVVNFQGPLDNPGLNVVALRKGLAVEAGVSIAGTVRRPVVSLVSTPEVPDAEKLSWIVLGRAPEGGSGDAALLLPAAQALLGGPGGGISDQLAAGLGLDELSIGQGELNSVGRTSTSSVVGGGSAARGEATVSGQVLSVGKRLSADTTLSFEQSLSGVEHVVKLTHQLTRRLAVIGRAGTDNAVDLRWSLSFR, encoded by the coding sequence ATGAGCGAGGCGCCGCCCCCCCAACCGCATCGACGCGTCCTGCGCGGCCTGATCGCGGTGCTGGCGGCACTCGTGCTGCTGCTGGCCGGCGGCATCGCCTGGCTCGTCGGCTCGGCGTCGGGACTGGCCCATGGCACGGCCTGGCTGGCGCAGCTTACCCAGGACGGTATCCGGCTCGAAGGCGCCCGAGGGCGTCTGATCGGGCCGCTCCAGGTCGATCGCGTGCGCGTGCGTCTCGACACCGTGCATCTCGATGTGGACGGCCTCGAGCTCGACTGGTCGCCTGCCGCGCTGCTGCGTGGCCAGCTCGCCGTCGATGCGCTTGCAGCCCGCCGCGTCGCCATCGCCACCCCGCCCGGAGACGGGACGCCGGCCCGGGCGCCCGCTGGCGTCACCCTGCCGCTGGCGATCCGGCTCGAGCGGTTCAGCCTCGGCACGCTGGCGCTGGCGCCGTTTCCCCTCGCGGACGGCGGCGGACGGGTGCTCGTCTCGGCGCTGAGCGGCCGCATCGAGGCCGGGGCGGACCGCGTGCATGCCGTCGTCGACACCGTGCAGACCCCCTGGGGCAGCGGTGGCGCCGATCTCACCCTGCACACCCTCGCCCCCATGCAGGTGGACGGCCAGGCGCGCTGGCGCACCGCGCTGCTCGGCCCCGAGGTGAGCGCCGAGGCGACGCTGGGCGGCGTGCTCGAGGCCATCGAGATGACGGCGAAGGCCGAGGGGGGCGGCGCCCACGTGTCGGTATCGGGCACGCTCACGCCGTTCGCCGAATTGCCGGCGAGTGCGCTGGTGATCGCGGGCGAGGGCATCGATCCGGCGCGCTGGCGCGACGCTCTGCCCGCCGCCGGCCTGTCGCTCAAGGTGAGCCTGAAACGCGAGGCCGGGCGGCTGGTGGGGCCGGTGTCGATCGCCAACGCCGCCCCCGGGCGCCTCGACCAGCAGCGTTTGCCGCTTGGCGGGCTCGATGCCGAGCTGGCACTGGCGCCGCAGGCCGTGGCGCTCGATACGCTGGCGCTGTCGATCCCGCAAGGCGGGCGACTCACCGGCAAGGCGCACTGGTCGGCCGACGCGCCCGCCGGGGCCGAGGTGGCGCTCGAGGGCGTGAATCTCAAGGCCATCGATGCGCGCCTGCCGGCGACCGCCCTGCGCGGGCCGGTGACACTGGATGCCGACGGCGGCGGCGAGCGGGTGCAGGCGGCGCTGGCCGACGCCGGGCTCACGCTGGATCTGAAAGCGCGCCACGCCGGCACCCGGGTGGTGATCGAGCAGGCGGATCTCAAGCAGGGCCAGGCGAGTGCCGCGATCACCGGAACGGTGACGCTCGAGGGCGCCATGCCCTTCGAGGCGCGCGTGCGCACCCGTGCGATCAACCCCCGGGCCTTCTGGGCCGAAGCGCCCGAGGGCGCGGTGTCGGTCGCGCTCGAGGCCCGCGGTGAGGCGGCCACCCCGCGGGCCGAGGGGCGCTATACGATCGCCGACAGCCGCCTCGCCGGTCAGCCCTTGAGCGGGACCGGCCAGTTTGCCTGGCACACCGACCGGCTCGCCAAGGCCGACCTGAGCCTCGCGCTGGGGCAGAACCGGCTCACCGCCCAGGGGGCCTGGGGGGCTCCGGCCGACCGGCTCGACTGGCACCTGGACGCGCCGCAACTGGCGGCGCTGGGGCAGGGTTTCGCCGGCGCGCTCACCCTCGATGGCCAGCTCACCGGTGGGCGTAGCCGGCCCGTCGGCACGGCGCAGGGTCAGGCGCGTGCGCTGGTGGTGCCCGGAGGTGTGCGCATCGGCCAGGCGAAGCTGTCGGCCGAACTGGATACCGGCGAGCAGGGGCGATTCGCGGTGGATCTCGAGGCCCGCGCGATTGACGCCGGCCCCCGGGTGCAGCTCACCCGGGTCGATCTCACCGCCCGGGGGAGCCGCGGCGAGCACGTGATCGATCTGAGCGTGAAGGCGCCCGAGGACGGGGGCCATGTGCAGCTGCGCGGTGGCCTCGACAAGGGGCAGACCTGGCAGGGTCGCCTGAGCGAACTGACCACCACCGGTCGTCTGCCGCTCGCGCTGAGCGCGCCGGTGACGCTGTCGCTGGCGGCCGATCAGGTGCGCATCGGCGCCGGCACACTCTCGGCGGGACAGCGCGGGACGATCGCGTTCGCGCCCACCCGGTGGTCGCCCGGTCGGCTGAGCACGTCGGGGCAGGTGAGCGGGCTCACCCTGGGTCTGGAGACCCGCCCCGACGCGCGCCCCAAGCGGGGCGGCGGCGACCTGGTGCTGGGTGGCAAATGGGATCTGGACTTCGACCAGCAGGCCCATGGCACGGTGCATCTGTTCCGTGAGTCCGGCGATCTGATCCTGACCGGGGACACGGTGGTGCGCTTCGGTCTCAGCCGCTTCGATGTGCTCGCCTCGCTGGACGGCCGCCGTCTCGCCCTCGGGGTCGATGCGGCCGGCTCGGCGCTGGGCGAGCTGTCCGGCAGTGCGACCGCGCAGCTCAAGCGCGAAGGCGGCGTGTGGCAGCTCGACATGCAGGCGCCGCTGCTCGGTTCGGCCGACCTGGACATCCCGTCGATTGCCTGGATCGGGCCGCTGGCCAGCCCGGTGGTGCGCACCGACGGACGCCTGAAGGCGGCCTTCTCCCTCAGCGGCACGCCGGCCGATCCGGTCGGTGCCGGGCAGATCAGCGGCCAGGGCCTGTTGCTCGAGCTCGTCGGCGAAGGCCTGCGCCTGGCCGGCGGCACCCTGGACGCGCGCTTCGATGCCGAACGGCTCGACATCGACACCCTGCGCTTCGTCTCCGAGAGCCGGGTGCGCCCGCGCGACAGCCGGGTGCCTTACGCGGCGCTGACGCGCACCCCCGGCACCCTGAGCGCGCACGGCAGCCTGCGCCTGGCCGACGGCGAGGGCGGCCTGGACATCGAGGCCGACCGCCTGCCCCTGTTCCAGCGTGCCGACCGCTGGCTGGCGGTCAGCGGCAAGGGGCGCATGGACACCCGCTGGGAGGCGCCGCGCATCGAGGCGAGCGTGGTGGCCGATGGGGGCTATCTGGAATTCGCGCGCACGCCGGCGCCGAGCCTGTCGGGCGACGTCAAGGTGCTCGGCCGCGAAGCGACGGCGCCGCCCAGCCAGCGCCAGCTCAAGGCGCGCATCGCCATCGACCTGGGGCGGCAGCTGTACCTGTCGGCGCTGGGGCTCGACACCCGCCTGGGCGGCCAGCTGGTGCTGGTGGCCAACAGCGGCGAACCGTTGCGGGCCACCGGCTCGCTCGAGACGGTGGGCGGCACCTACGAGGGCTACGGGCAGAAGCTGGTGATCGAGCGCGGCGTGGTCAACTTCCAGGGGCCGCTCGACAACCCCGGGCTCAACGTGGTGGCCCTGCGCAAGGGGCTGGCGGTGGAGGCGGGGGTGTCGATTGCCGGCACGGTGCGTCGCCCGGTGGTCTCGCTGGTGTCCACGCCCGAGGTGCCGGATGCGGAGAAACTCAGCTGGATCGTGCTCGGGCGGGCGCCCGAGGGCGGCAGCGGTGACGCGGCCTTGCTGTTGCCGGCGGCGCAGGCCCTGCTCGGCGGTCCCGGGGGCGGCATCAGCGATCAGCTGGCCGCCGGCCTGGGGCTGGACGAGCTGTCCATCGGCCAGGGCGAGCTCAACAGCGTCGGGCGCACGTCCACCAGCTCGGTGGTCGGGGGCGGTTCGGCCGCGCGTGGCGAGGCCACGGTGAGTGGCCAGGTGCTGTCGGTGGGCAAGCGCCTGTCCGCCGACACCACGCTGTCCTTCGAGCAGAGCCTGTCCGGCGTCGAGCATGTGGTCAAGCTCACCCACCAGCTCACCCGCCGGCTCGCCGTGATCGGCCGCGCCGGCACCGACAATGCCGTCGATCTGCGCTGGTCCCTGAGCTTTCGCTGA
- the trpD gene encoding anthranilate phosphoribosyltransferase — MNITPQEALQRVIEHREIFFDEMVALMRRIMAGEISPVQTAAILAGLRTKKETIGEIAAAATVMRELSTKVAVPPPNDNFLDVVGTGGDGIHTFNISTATIFVAAAAGARVAKHGGRSVSSSSGSADVLEALGVNLALSPEQVAECIAETGIGFMFAPNHHSAMKNVAPVRKEMGVRTIFNILGPLTNPAGAPNTLMGVFHPDLVGIQARVMQRLGADHVLVVHGRDGMDEVSLGAATMVAELVDGQVREYDIHPEDFGLQMQSARQIQVHDAAESKGMLLGALDNVPGAARDIVVLNAGVALYTAKLADTVADGIGKAREVIASGAARAKVDAFARYTQRFA; from the coding sequence ATGAACATCACGCCCCAGGAAGCGCTCCAGCGCGTCATCGAACATCGCGAGATCTTCTTCGACGAGATGGTCGCCCTCATGCGCCGGATCATGGCCGGCGAGATCTCGCCGGTGCAGACCGCCGCCATCCTCGCCGGCCTGCGCACCAAGAAGGAGACCATCGGCGAGATCGCGGCGGCCGCCACGGTCATGCGCGAGCTGTCCACCAAGGTGGCGGTGCCCCCGCCCAACGACAACTTCCTCGATGTGGTCGGCACCGGCGGCGACGGCATCCACACCTTCAACATCTCCACCGCCACCATCTTCGTCGCCGCGGCGGCCGGCGCGCGGGTGGCCAAGCATGGCGGGCGCAGCGTCTCGTCCAGCTCCGGCAGTGCCGACGTGCTCGAGGCGCTGGGCGTGAATCTGGCCCTGTCGCCCGAGCAGGTCGCCGAGTGCATCGCCGAGACCGGCATCGGCTTCATGTTCGCGCCCAACCACCACAGCGCCATGAAGAACGTCGCCCCCGTGCGCAAGGAGATGGGGGTGCGCACCATCTTCAACATCCTCGGCCCGCTCACCAACCCGGCCGGTGCGCCCAACACCCTGATGGGGGTGTTCCATCCCGACCTGGTGGGCATCCAGGCGCGCGTCATGCAGCGCCTGGGCGCCGACCATGTACTGGTGGTGCACGGCCGCGACGGCATGGACGAAGTGTCGCTGGGGGCCGCGACCATGGTCGCCGAGCTCGTGGACGGGCAGGTGCGCGAGTACGACATCCACCCCGAGGACTTCGGCCTGCAGATGCAGTCGGCGCGCCAGATCCAGGTGCATGACGCGGCCGAGTCGAAAGGCATGCTGCTCGGCGCGCTCGACAACGTGCCCGGCGCGGCGCGCGACATCGTCGTGCTCAATGCCGGCGTCGCGCTCTATACCGCCAAGCTGGCCGACACCGTCGCCGATGGCATCGGCAAGGCACGCGAGGTCATCGCCAGCGGCGCCGCGCGCGCCAAGGTGGATGCATTCGCGCGCTACACGCAACGCTTTGCCTGA
- a CDS encoding FKBP-type peptidyl-prolyl cis-trans isomerase yields the protein MSESITTESGLIYEEIEIGEGELAAAGRQATVHYTGWLTNGSKFDSSKDRNDPFEFPLGQGYVIRGWDEGVQGMKVGGKRKLTIPPELGYGARGAGGVIPPNATLVFEVELLGLK from the coding sequence ATGTCCGAATCCATCACCACCGAAAGCGGCCTGATCTACGAGGAAATCGAGATCGGCGAGGGCGAGCTGGCCGCCGCCGGCCGTCAGGCCACCGTGCACTACACCGGCTGGCTGACCAATGGCAGCAAGTTCGATTCGAGCAAGGATCGCAACGATCCCTTCGAGTTCCCGCTCGGCCAGGGCTACGTGATCCGCGGTTGGGACGAAGGCGTGCAGGGCATGAAGGTGGGCGGCAAGCGCAAGCTCACCATTCCGCCGGAGCTGGGCTACGGTGCCCGTGGCGCCGGTGGCGTGATCCCGCCCAACGCGACCCTGGTGTTCGAGGTGGAACTGCTCGGCCTGAAGTGA
- a CDS encoding aspartate aminotransferase family protein: MGEETNVFYRNPFADYPMVARGEGIYLVDTKGKRYMDACGGAVVSSIGHSVREVVEALKTQLDSCEFAHTSQFTNRPQEALAGLLAELAPGGLNHAYFVSGGSEAVESAIKMARAYWVQMGRPEKWMVIGREQSYHGNTLGALAAGGNPWRRAIYEPMLYQRPRVAPCYCYRCPFKKDPAHCAIECADDLERAILEVGPEKISAFIAEPVVGATAGALVPHDGYFRRIREICDRYDVLLIADEVMTGMGRTGKWFAMRHWGVVPDMLCVAKGLAAGYVPIGATLVHDRIVDTFTNRRNVFQHGHTYMGHPLAAAAGVAVINYIKEHNLVDKSAKMGEELLRRLHEHLDDHPHVGDIRGKGLFAGVEFVADRATREPFEPELGFKQLVGEAAFKLGLIIYPMAGTIDGRRGDHVLIAPPFIITKAQIGRLVELLHKAIDKACDTLRAAGKLK; the protein is encoded by the coding sequence ATGGGTGAAGAGACCAATGTGTTCTACCGCAATCCGTTCGCCGACTATCCGATGGTGGCCCGGGGCGAGGGGATCTATCTCGTCGACACCAAGGGCAAGCGCTACATGGATGCCTGCGGCGGCGCGGTGGTCTCGTCCATCGGCCACAGCGTGCGCGAGGTGGTCGAGGCGCTCAAGACCCAGCTCGACAGCTGCGAATTCGCCCACACCAGCCAGTTCACCAACCGCCCGCAGGAAGCACTCGCCGGCCTGCTGGCGGAGTTGGCGCCGGGCGGGCTGAACCATGCCTATTTCGTGTCGGGGGGCTCCGAGGCGGTCGAGTCGGCCATCAAGATGGCGCGCGCCTACTGGGTGCAGATGGGGCGGCCGGAAAAATGGATGGTCATCGGCCGCGAGCAGAGCTACCACGGCAACACCCTGGGGGCGCTGGCGGCCGGCGGCAACCCGTGGCGCCGGGCGATCTACGAGCCCATGCTCTACCAGCGCCCGCGCGTGGCCCCGTGCTATTGCTACCGCTGCCCGTTCAAGAAGGACCCGGCCCACTGCGCCATCGAGTGCGCCGACGACCTGGAGCGCGCCATCCTCGAGGTGGGGCCGGAGAAGATCTCCGCCTTCATCGCCGAGCCGGTGGTGGGCGCCACCGCCGGCGCGCTGGTGCCGCACGACGGCTACTTCCGCCGCATCCGCGAGATCTGCGACCGCTACGACGTGCTGCTCATCGCCGACGAGGTGATGACCGGCATGGGCCGCACCGGCAAGTGGTTCGCCATGCGCCACTGGGGCGTGGTGCCCGACATGCTGTGCGTGGCCAAGGGGCTGGCCGCCGGCTACGTGCCCATTGGCGCCACCCTGGTGCACGACCGCATCGTGGACACCTTCACCAACCGGCGCAACGTGTTCCAGCACGGCCACACCTACATGGGGCATCCGCTCGCGGCGGCGGCCGGGGTCGCGGTGATCAACTACATCAAGGAACACAATCTGGTCGACAAGAGCGCGAAGATGGGGGAGGAGCTGCTGCGCCGCCTGCACGAGCATCTGGACGACCACCCGCACGTGGGCGACATCCGCGGCAAGGGGCTGTTCGCCGGGGTGGAGTTCGTCGCCGACCGGGCCACCCGGGAGCCGTTCGAGCCGGAACTGGGGTTCAAGCAGCTGGTGGGCGAGGCCGCCTTCAAGCTCGGCCTGATCATCTACCCCATGGCCGGCACCATCGACGGGCGCCGCGGCGACCATGTGCTGATCGCGCCGCCCTTCATCATCACCAAGGCGCAGATCGGCCGCCTGGTCGAGTTGCTGCACAAGGCGATCGACAAGGCCTGCGACACCCTGCGCGCCGCCGGGAAGCTCAAGTGA
- a CDS encoding BKACE family enzyme has product MSAPAVCLTVAPNGARRGKADHAAIPLAPVEIAAEALLCARQGASILHLHVRDGDGAHSLDAGRYREAIAAVRELSDIVVQPTTERVGRFAPADMMAVQRALTPEMITFNLNELLDPDDEAQTGAVRDFLAETAAAGTVPQYIIYSLDQLRLLVRWWEAGWLPQAEPWVLIVLGRYSGTTSRPTDILAYLPHVPERWRWGVCAFGAPELACVTQAALAGGHCRVGFENNMTAADGRPLRDNADQVTRLAEVLGALGIGLMSAAEVRTHFGLKAVA; this is encoded by the coding sequence GTGAGCGCGCCCGCGGTGTGTCTCACGGTGGCGCCGAACGGGGCGCGGCGCGGCAAGGCCGATCATGCGGCGATTCCGCTCGCACCGGTCGAGATCGCTGCCGAGGCGCTGCTGTGCGCGCGTCAGGGTGCCTCCATCCTGCACCTGCATGTGCGCGACGGCGACGGGGCGCACAGCCTCGATGCGGGCCGCTATCGCGAGGCCATCGCCGCGGTGCGCGAACTGAGCGACATCGTCGTGCAGCCGACCACCGAGCGGGTGGGGCGTTTCGCCCCCGCCGACATGATGGCGGTGCAGCGTGCCCTGACGCCGGAGATGATCACCTTCAACCTCAACGAGCTGCTCGACCCGGACGACGAGGCGCAGACCGGCGCGGTGCGCGATTTTCTCGCCGAAACCGCGGCGGCCGGCACGGTGCCGCAGTACATCATCTACTCGCTCGATCAGCTCCGCCTGCTGGTGCGCTGGTGGGAGGCCGGCTGGCTGCCACAGGCCGAGCCGTGGGTGCTGATCGTGCTCGGGCGCTATTCGGGTACCACCAGCCGCCCGACCGACATCCTCGCCTACCTGCCGCACGTCCCCGAGCGATGGCGATGGGGCGTGTGCGCCTTCGGGGCGCCGGAACTGGCCTGCGTGACCCAGGCCGCGCTGGCGGGGGGGCATTGCCGCGTCGGTTTCGAGAACAACATGACCGCCGCCGATGGCAGGCCCCTGCGCGACAATGCCGACCAGGTGACGCGCCTGGCCGAGGTGCTGGGCGCGCTGGGCATCGGCCTCATGAGTGCGGCCGAGGTCAGGACGCATTTCGGATTGAAAGCGGTCGCCTGA